AATAGCATGAATATACCTGAGCTAACTGCTTATAAATATTTCTTTGTTTTAACTTGTGCAATCTCATTAATTTCAATTATTCCTCTACTTATGCTTTCAAACATCAAACTTGAAGTTGCAGAAAAGAAAGAAAAGAAATCATTTGGAGAATCCTTTAAAGAAGTTGCAAATAAAGATGTTCTTATATACTTAATATATGTTGGACTTATAGGATTAGGTCTAGGATTATTTACTCCATTCTTCTCTAACTTCTTTAAAAACGGATTAAAACTTGATCCAAAAACAATTGGTAATGTTATTTCCGTACAATACTTTGCAATGGTTATTGGTATGTTACTATGCCCATTCTTTGAAAAAAAATTTGGTAGAATTGTAACACTTGGAGTATCTTCATTACTTTCAATACCATTTATGCTTATTATAGCTAACTGTGATAAATTTGGTGGAGCTATGGTTCCAGTACTTACTGTTGCCTTCTTCATGAGATCTGGACTTATGAATTTAAATATGCCAATTATGTTCACTATAATAATGGAATTTGTTGAGCCTGATAAGAGAGCTACTGTTTCAGGACTTCAGTCTACATTTAGAACTGGATTATCATCAATTTCTTCAGGAGTAGCTGGTGTAGTAATGTCTATCCCTGCATTTAGTGTACTTGGCTTAACTATGGATGGATATAGAGTTCCTTATTACATAGCTGGAGCACTATACTTTATAGCACAAGTTATACTATTTAAAGTGTTCTACAAGAAATATAACCGTCCTGTGGCTAAAGAAAACTTAGAAGAAGTTGCTGCAAGCTAACTTCTAAATAAAATTATATAACTTAAATCAAGGTAACCTTTATAATAACTACTATAAAGGTTACCTTTTTAATATTTAAATTATAAATAAATCATTAATGATATATAAAGCTTTAAATATATATATTTCAACATTTATAATATTATTTCTCTGTTATTTTTAATAATAGTTTTTATTATAAGTACTTTTTAAAGTATTAACCTAATTAAACTTAAAAATATTTCACCTAACATGGGACCTATTAATTTTTTTGTAGTATTTTATCTAATAACAATTGTTGATATATTCTGAAAATGATTTTATAATTGTATTGAATTGTTATTATAGTATTAAATTATATAAAAAAGGGGGGCTCATTTATGTCAGCTGTTAAAAATTATATAAGCGACATAAAAAATTCATCAAAGGATGCTAAGCTGTTTTTAGTTGCTTATTTCCTTTGGGCACTACAAGGAGGGTCGTACTGGACTGCTTATATGGTTATAATTCAAAATTCTTTCGATACTAAGGCATTAGGTTTAATGATGTCCGTATCAACTTTATTTTCTGCATTATCCGCAGTCCCAGTAGGAATTCTTAACAAAAAATTTGGTTTTAAAAAAATGATGATCTTCGGTGCCGTTTTTAACACCTTATTTATGGTATTAACTCTTTATACTAAAAATATTATTTTACTTTTAGTATTTACAGCACTTCAAGGTCCACCGGCTGCTGCAACAGATGTACTTAGTGCACCACTTATAAACGCTACTACTAATGAGAAACAAAGATCAACTATTTACTCTATAATGTTTGCTGGATACTGGTGTATAGTTGCAATTGTTTCTAAACTTTCAGGAAATATAATTGTAGGAATTCAAAATGGCATGGGTATTGCTGAATTAGAAGCATATAAATATTTCTTTATACTAACTTGTGTAATCTCTATGATTTCAATTATTCCTTTACTTATGCTTTCAAATATAGATATTCAAATTCCAGAAAATAAGGAAAAGAAATCCTTAGGAGAATCTTTTAAAACAGTTGCAAATAAAGATGTTCTTGTATACTTAGTATATGTTGGACTTATAGGATTAGGGTTAGGGTTATTCACCCCATTCTTCTCTAACTTCTTTAAAGAGGGCTTAAAACTTAACCCAAAAACAGTTGGTAATGTTATGTCTGTACAATACTTTGCAATGGTTATTGGTATGCTACTTTGTCCATTCTTTGAAAAGAAATTTGGTAGAATTGTAACACTTGGACTGTCATCATTATTTTCAATACCATTTATGCTAGTTATAGCTAACTGTGATAAATTTGGTGGAGCTATGGTTCCAATACTTACTGTTTCTTTCTTTATGAGATCTGGGCTTATGAACTTAAATATGCCAATTATGAACACCTTAATAATGGAGTTTGTTGAACCAGATAAAAGAGCTACTGTTTCAGGGCTTCAATCTACATTTAGAACTGGATTATCTTCAGTTTCTTCAGCAATAGCTGGTGTTGTAATGTCTATACCTGCATTTACTGTGCTTGGCTTAACTATGGATGGATATAGAGTTCCTTATTATATATCTGGAATACTATACACTGTAGCACAAGTAATACTATTTAAAGTCTTTTATAAAAGATATAATTGGCCATCAAAAAAAGGTAATCAAAAGAAAGAAGAAGAACTTGCTACTACTTAGTTAAAATAAATAGTTTTTAGAAAGAGCATCTATCAGAAGATGCTCTTTGTTATTTATAGTATTAATATATATTAATGGCTTTATTAAAAATTTTATATTATATACTTTTTTAATATTATTATAAATAAACTATTAGTAATAAATTTAATATTTCATAGACAAATTTCAACATTTATTACACCACATTGATAAACATTCTAATAAATAACCTTAAAATTAATCACTTTCTAATATAATATACTAATTATATTAGAAAGTGATCTTAAGGTTAAATTTTATGATATATATTGTAAAATTTCCACTAACATCAATTGTTGATATATTCAGAAAATAATTTTATAATTGTAATTAGTTAGTTATTAATCTATTTTTAATATTTAAGGGGGGGCTTATTTTTGTCAACATTAAAAAACTATTGGTTAGACATCAAGGAATCTCCGAGAGATGCCAAACTGTTCTTATTATCTTACTTTTTATTTGCTATTCAATGGGGAGCTTACTTTACTGTTTACACAATATTAATTCAAATGATGTTTGGTACGGTCGCCGTAGGCTCTATGTTAAGTCTGAATACTATTTTACTTGGAGTTCTAGCTATACCTATGGGGATGCTTACAAATAAAGTTGGCTTCAAAAAGATGATGATTTTTGCATCTGTTATTGGAGCCATCAGTTTTGGTATAACAGCCTATGTACCAAATATGTTTACTCTAATTTTAGCAACTTTGCTTGCAGGACCTCCAAGTTCAGCTTGGGATATATTGCCACCACCAATTCTTAATTCTTTAACTACGGAAAAACAAAGAACCACAATATATTCAATTATGTACGCTGGAAATTGGGGTGTTATAGCGCTAGTTTCTAAACTTTCTGGTAACGGAATAGTCTTCCTTCAAAATCATTTTGGAATCACTGAAATTGCCGCTTATAAAGGTTTTTTAGTCATAACAGCTATATTATCGGGATTAAGCTTAATTCCTATTCTATTCATGAATGATATAAAATTAAAAATTGAAGAGAAAAAAGAAAAGAAATCTTTAAAAGAATCTTTCAAAGAAGTTGCAAATAGAGAAGTTGTCATATTCTTAATTTATAGTGGTCTTATAGGATTAGGAGCTGGATTATTCACTCCATTTATGGCTAATTTTTTGAAAGATGGATTGAAACTTAGCCCTCTTGCTATAGGTAATATTACATTTTTAAAATACTTCGTAATGGTTATATGTATGTTATTATGTCCAATAATTGAAAAGAAAATTGGTACAATCCATACTATAGGAATCACTTCCCTTCTCTCCATACCATTTATGATGGCAATTGCAAATGCACACGTATTTGGAGATAAATTATTAATTCCTATTATAACTGTATCATTCTTAATGAGGTCTGGTCTTATGAATCTAAATATGCCACTTGCATATACTCAAATACTTGAATTTGTTGAACCAGAAAAAAGAGCCACTGTAACCGGACTTCAATCTAGTTTTAGATGTATTACTCAATCTCTATCCTCTTTTATAGCTGGATTCGTAATGCAAATTCCTGCATTTACATTTATGGGATTATATCTGGATGGCTATAGAATTCCATACTACATAGCCGCTGTACTATATGTAATTGCACAAATTATTTTATACAAGGTTTACTTTAAGAAATATAATTGGGCAAAACGAGATAAAGAAGCTACAGCAGAAACCAAAAGTGAGGCTAAAGCATAAATTAAAATAGAGCATCTATTTTTGATGCTCTATTTTTGTATTTTTTGAAGGAATACTCTATTCATTGTAGAATTATAATAATTGTTAGTATATTTAGAAAGGGGCAAAAATTAAAATGAATAAAGATTTTTTAAAGAAATATGCTGATTTAGCAGTAAAATCTGGTGTTAACATTCAGAAAGGCCAAAAATTAGTTATAAACACTCCAATAGAGTGTGCAGAATTCAGTAGAATGATAGCAGAGGTAGCCTATGAAGTAGGTGCCAAAGATGTTGTTATGAATTGGAGTGATGAGAAATTCTCTAAAATAAGATTTATGAAAGCTCCAGATGAAGTTTTTGAATCTATGCCTGACTATGAAAGAGATTTATATATTCAAAATGTAAGAGATGGAGCTGCTTTCTTAAGCATTCATGCTGCAGACCCAGAACTTATGAAAGATGTTGATCCAAATAGATTAGCAGCAGCTCAAAAAACAAGAAGACTTGCAATTAAAGAATTTAATGAAAAATTAATGAGCAACCAAAATGCTTGGTCAGTAATTTCTGTTCCAACCGCTGGATGGGCTAAAAAAGTATTCCCTGGTGTTTCAGAAGAAGAAGCTATAGAAAGACTTTGGGAATCCATATTTAAAATAGTAAGAGTAGACAGAGAAAACCCTGTAAACGCTTGGGAAGACCATAAAAGCAATTTAAAAGAAAAACTAGAATTTTTAAATGCTGCAAATATGAAAACTCTTCATTATAAAAACAATAAAGGAACTGATCTAAATGTAGAACTTCCTGAAGGATACATTTTCTTAGGCGGCTCTGAACATACTCAAGATGGTATAGAATTCCTTGCAAATATGCCTACTGAAGAGGTATTCTCTATGCCTTTAAAAACAGGAGTAAACGGAACTGTTGTAAGTTCTAAACCATTAAATTATGGTGGAAACTTAATTGATAACTTCTCGCTTACATTTAAAAATGGTAGAATAGTAGACTTCTCTGCTGAAAGTGGATATGATACTTTAAAACATCTAATAGAAACTGATGAAGGTTCACACTACCTTGGAGAAGTTGCTTTAGTTCCATTCCATTCTCCAATTTCAGATTCTAACATAGTATTCTATAACACCCTATATGACGAAAATGCTTCTTGTCACTTTGCTATTGGCAAAGCATACTCTGTATGTATAGAAAAAGGAACTGAGATGAATGAAGAAGAATTAGCTAAGGCTGGAGTTAATGATTCCTTAACTCATGTTGATTTTATGGTAGGAACAGAAGATTTAAATATAACTGCTACTACAAAAGATGGAAAAGAAATTGAAATCTTTAAAAACGGTGACTGGGCATTTTAATTTTAAAACAACTTTAAGGTGAAATATATTAATTTGTGCTAAGCAAATAAAAATTTACGCATAAAAATAAAGAGTGCTGACTTTAATAAGTTAGTACTCTTTATTTACTTATTAAAACTTTATTACCTATTTTTCTTATAACAATCTAATTAAAACTATTGCCTAAAAAACAGAACATTAATATTTTTGTTAATATTATAATATTTAATTGTAAAATATCGATTTTTATTAAAATTTGTGATATAATTATTTATAACTAATAAATAATTTTTAAAAGGGTAAACTAAAAATGTTTGTAATATAATTTATTGTTCTTAACTTTCTTTTTCTACATAGTATTCATAAATTTATGAATACACTCTTACATTAGGAGGTAATTATAGATATGCAAAGAAGGAATGATGTAAATAAATTTTTAGTAGGTAGCTTATTAGCAGCTGGAGGGGCTTTCTTAACTTATAAACTTTTCAAATCAGAAAATAGCAAGGATTTTTCTATAGGTGTAAAAAAAGCTGGTAAAAGTTTAAAGAAAAATCTTAAAAATGGTATAAAAAAACTAAGAAAAAGTTCAGATACCCAAACTTATATAATAAAAGATGGTTTAGGTAATAGTTTTGAATATGTAACAGATGTTTCTGAAGAAAATGCTCCTAGAATAAAGGACTTTATAGAAAATACAACAGAAGATGAAGAAAACTTTCTAAAAAAGACCTTAAATAAAGCTAAATCAGAATTCTATGATAAAAAAAGTGAATCTTAAAAATAACTTATTATAAAAATTCCTATAGTGATCTCATCTATAGGCATTTAACTTTTACTTAAAAATATTATATCAAAGCATAAATAAAGGATGAGTATATACCCATCCTTTGTTTTAATACTATCTTAATAATTGAAGAACCCCTTGTGGTTGTTGATTTGCTTGAGCAAGCATTGCTTGAGCTGCTTGAGCAAGTATATTGTTTTTAGAGAAATTCATCATTTCTTTAGCCATATCAACGTCTCTTATTCTTGATTCAGATGCTTGTAAGTTTTCTGAAGATGTATTTAAGTTGTTGATTGTATGCTCTAATCTATTTTGGTATGCACCAAGTTTAGATCTTTGAGTTGAAACTGTGTTTATAGCAGAGTCTAAAACCTTTACAGCTGCTGTTGCATTAGCATGAGAAGATAAATCTAATCCTGCTTCTGTTGTAGCATCGCTAGTTCCATCTGTTACAGCAGTAGTTTTTGTGAATTTAGCTCCATCAGCTGCAGCTGCATCAGCATCTCCAGAGATTCCTAAAGCCTTTGATCTCATATCCCCAATTTCAATTGACATACTTTGGTGTTCATTAGCACCAACTTGTAACTTAACTCTTCCTTCTCTATCTGCAGATACTGTTTCAAGTGTATCACCAACCTTAACACCCTTGTGTCCAGATACTTCTGAAAGTGTACCAGCTTCTGATGTTACTGTAGCTGCTGTTATTTTAGTACCTTCTTTTGTAGCTTTTTCTTTTATAGTAACTTTAAATCCAGCAGTATTATCTCCTGTAACAGTTATATCAGTGTCTGCAATTCCACCTTCTAACTTTGTTTTAAGTGCTCCTGCATT
The nucleotide sequence above comes from Hathewaya histolytica. Encoded proteins:
- a CDS encoding MFS transporter; the protein is MSAIKSYVSDIKNSSKDAKLFLIAYFLWAVQGGSYWTAYMVIVQESFGTVQLGTMMAVSTLFSALSAIPIGILNKKFGFKKMMIFGAIFNTLFMVVTLYTKSFVLLLVFTALQGPPAAATDVLSAPLINATTTEKQRSTIYSMMFAGYWCIVAIVSKLSGNLIVGIQNSMNIPELTAYKYFFVLTCAISLISIIPLLMLSNIKLEVAEKKEKKSFGESFKEVANKDVLIYLIYVGLIGLGLGLFTPFFSNFFKNGLKLDPKTIGNVISVQYFAMVIGMLLCPFFEKKFGRIVTLGVSSLLSIPFMLIIANCDKFGGAMVPVLTVAFFMRSGLMNLNMPIMFTIIMEFVEPDKRATVSGLQSTFRTGLSSISSGVAGVVMSIPAFSVLGLTMDGYRVPYYIAGALYFIAQVILFKVFYKKYNRPVAKENLEEVAAS
- a CDS encoding MFS transporter; the encoded protein is MSAVKNYISDIKNSSKDAKLFLVAYFLWALQGGSYWTAYMVIIQNSFDTKALGLMMSVSTLFSALSAVPVGILNKKFGFKKMMIFGAVFNTLFMVLTLYTKNIILLLVFTALQGPPAAATDVLSAPLINATTNEKQRSTIYSIMFAGYWCIVAIVSKLSGNIIVGIQNGMGIAELEAYKYFFILTCVISMISIIPLLMLSNIDIQIPENKEKKSLGESFKTVANKDVLVYLVYVGLIGLGLGLFTPFFSNFFKEGLKLNPKTVGNVMSVQYFAMVIGMLLCPFFEKKFGRIVTLGLSSLFSIPFMLVIANCDKFGGAMVPILTVSFFMRSGLMNLNMPIMNTLIMEFVEPDKRATVSGLQSTFRTGLSSVSSAIAGVVMSIPAFTVLGLTMDGYRVPYYISGILYTVAQVILFKVFYKRYNWPSKKGNQKKEEELATT
- a CDS encoding MFS transporter; this encodes MSTLKNYWLDIKESPRDAKLFLLSYFLFAIQWGAYFTVYTILIQMMFGTVAVGSMLSLNTILLGVLAIPMGMLTNKVGFKKMMIFASVIGAISFGITAYVPNMFTLILATLLAGPPSSAWDILPPPILNSLTTEKQRTTIYSIMYAGNWGVIALVSKLSGNGIVFLQNHFGITEIAAYKGFLVITAILSGLSLIPILFMNDIKLKIEEKKEKKSLKESFKEVANREVVIFLIYSGLIGLGAGLFTPFMANFLKDGLKLSPLAIGNITFLKYFVMVICMLLCPIIEKKIGTIHTIGITSLLSIPFMMAIANAHVFGDKLLIPIITVSFLMRSGLMNLNMPLAYTQILEFVEPEKRATVTGLQSSFRCITQSLSSFIAGFVMQIPAFTFMGLYLDGYRIPYYIAAVLYVIAQIILYKVYFKKYNWAKRDKEATAETKSEAKA
- a CDS encoding aminopeptidase; this encodes MNKDFLKKYADLAVKSGVNIQKGQKLVINTPIECAEFSRMIAEVAYEVGAKDVVMNWSDEKFSKIRFMKAPDEVFESMPDYERDLYIQNVRDGAAFLSIHAADPELMKDVDPNRLAAAQKTRRLAIKEFNEKLMSNQNAWSVISVPTAGWAKKVFPGVSEEEAIERLWESIFKIVRVDRENPVNAWEDHKSNLKEKLEFLNAANMKTLHYKNNKGTDLNVELPEGYIFLGGSEHTQDGIEFLANMPTEEVFSMPLKTGVNGTVVSSKPLNYGGNLIDNFSLTFKNGRIVDFSAESGYDTLKHLIETDEGSHYLGEVALVPFHSPISDSNIVFYNTLYDENASCHFAIGKAYSVCIEKGTEMNEEELAKAGVNDSLTHVDFMVGTEDLNITATTKDGKEIEIFKNGDWAF
- a CDS encoding flagellin N-terminal helical domain-containing protein, which codes for MIINHNMNAMNAHRQMGINTINSGKAMEKLSSGLRINRAGDDAAGLAISEKMRGQIRGLDQASRNSQDGISMIQTAEGALNETHSILQRMKELAVQASNDTNTTEDRAQLQQEVNQLTSEINRVGNTTEFNTQKLLNGNKAGDAAKAGDIIKAKAEDVKAGEVNFTVKGLEDGKKLNISGTDVSIATADFANAGALKTKLEGGIADTDITVTGDNTAGFKVTIKEKATKEGTKITAATVTSEAGTLSEVSGHKGVKVGDTLETVSADREGRVKLQVGANEHQSMSIEIGDMRSKALGISGDADAAAADGAKFTKTTAVTDGTSDATTEAGLDLSSHANATAAVKVLDSAINTVSTQRSKLGAYQNRLEHTINNLNTSSENLQASESRIRDVDMAKEMMNFSKNNILAQAAQAMLAQANQQPQGVLQLLR